The Moorena producens PAL-8-15-08-1 genomic interval TCGTAGCGAGCCATTTGTGAAAATGGTGCGCCTTTATCTAGAGCCAAAAACAGGAGGCTCGGAGCAGCTGAGGTTTGGAGAACTAACCTTAGACCTAAGCCAGCGTAGAGCAATGCGCAATGGACGGGTGATTGATTTGACCATGAAAGAGTTTGAACTGCTCAAGTATTTGATCAGCCATCCCAGGGAAGTATTAACTCGCGAACAAATTTTGGAAAATGTTTGGGGTTATGACTTTATGGGAGAGTCCAATGTCATCGAAGTCTATATTCGCTATTTACGTATCAAGATAGAAGATGAAGGAGAAAGGCGATTAATCCAGACAGTGCGTGGTGTTGGTTATGTGTTGCGGGAGGCTTAGGGTTGTGGGTATGACGTTTGAAATCACTCTATGTTCAATAGCGCTAAGTATTTTACTGATGGGCTGTTCAGCAGGGTCAGTTTCAGAAGACACTATAAATAGTACCTCTGTGAAATCTGGTCAACCACCAGCAACAGCGCCATCAGTATCACAATCACCAACCAAATTAGGTCAAATGTTACCAATTTCTGCTGAAGCTGAAATCGCCGGTGAGCGGATTGGGCTGGAAGTGGCACAGACCCGTGAGCAAAAAGCAATGGGGTTGATGTATCGCCTATCTCTAGCACCTGATCGGGGGATGTTATTTGGCTTCGACCCACCACAGCGTGTCAGCTTTTGGATGAAGAATGTTAAAATCGATCTCGATATGGTGTTTCTAAGAAATGGGGAAGTAAAAGCGATCGCAAAATCTGTCCCCCCCTGCGAAACCGATGAATGCCCTACCTATGGTCCAGGAATGAAAATTATTGACCAAGTGATTGAACTTCGTGGCGGACGTGCGGCTGAACTGGGTCTGAAAGTAGGTGACCAGGTCACTGTCAAATTTCTGGATGGCAGTAGTACCCCACCTAACTAATACTCTGTCAATTTACTTTTGAGGGTTAGGCGAAGGTGTTACATCTTAAGTGGCAAGGTTTCAGGAGTCAGGTTTTAGTGCTTAAAGCCTAATCCTAATCCCTCAAGTCTCAAGAACTAGGTATAGCGCTACGCGCAAGTCCGCAAGTAAGCGATTACTTACGTTTCGGAGTTTAGGAATGTCAACCATCGGAATGCCTAGTGCTATATAAACCATCAAGCCTGATGCTATCATCCGTATACATAATCATTAAGTTAACTGCAAATAGTTGAATGCTTACCTCTGTCGTGGGGCTTCTGGCGAATTAAGCTAAATTAGGGTAATCTTTCCTAAGACAGATGTAAAAAGCTCGCAAATGACTATACCCTTGATTACTAATGGCTGCCCTTGACATAATTAATCAAGGTTGGGAAAACAAGGGTAGGGGTGACGCTACTGAGTCTTAGCGGTGAATCGCTAAGTTAATGGTGTGAGAGAGTAGTCAGTTATAGCGTACGCCAGCCAAAGTTTTTAACTTGACAGACGCTTGTCAATCAAGCGCCTGACGGAGTGTGTGTTTAAAACTGCCGAATTGTAATTGACTTAAGCATAGGAGCTAGGATGGTCTTTCCAAGTCACTGTGTTGGCAAGGTCTAGGGGTGATGCTAGTGGGGTATTTCCGATGCGATACTGGCAAGATACATAAGATTGCTGTTCTAGGTTGACGAAAATCTCAGGTTGGCAGTGATTTAGGACACAGGTAATCAGCCTCTTAACCCTGAAAATTTATACAGGGATACTAGAGTGCTAGTCCTGTCATCCTAAATCCTAGTCGGGTGATGATAGGGAAAGTTAACTCCTTTCCTATGGGATTAATTATCCTTAAAATCTTAAAACCTTCAAATTTCCGACTGTTTCGTTTGTCAGGTATAACCGACGCTTGTAATTTCCTAGTGGACAGATGAGATAGTGGCTACTGATGGTTTA includes:
- the nblR gene encoding response regulator transcription factor NblR — protein: MPNLTLERNPCVLVVENDQILAERLSQDLKEAGYHTVIALDASVACHQASELQPAMVVVDRALSGESGLRLCDQLRREGSRVPVIMLMAHDRVEDRVACIEAGADDYFLKPYRSEPFVKMVRLYLEPKTGGSEQLRFGELTLDLSQRRAMRNGRVIDLTMKEFELLKYLISHPREVLTREQILENVWGYDFMGESNVIEVYIRYLRIKIEDEGERRLIQTVRGVGYVLREA
- a CDS encoding DUF192 domain-containing protein; protein product: MGCSAGSVSEDTINSTSVKSGQPPATAPSVSQSPTKLGQMLPISAEAEIAGERIGLEVAQTREQKAMGLMYRLSLAPDRGMLFGFDPPQRVSFWMKNVKIDLDMVFLRNGEVKAIAKSVPPCETDECPTYGPGMKIIDQVIELRGGRAAELGLKVGDQVTVKFLDGSSTPPN